In a single window of the Dethiosulfovibrio salsuginis genome:
- a CDS encoding carbon-nitrogen hydrolase family protein produces METRKIAIAQMDSGPHKEINLQKMEGMISEAAKQGVSFVAFPETSIVMPATGEDREADSEDIHGPSIARLSEAAKEAGIWVHCGSIPERIEGDKRSHNTSVVISPEGEIAGIYRKIHLFDIDMEGGPSVMESVSYSPGKDVVTVETDIGTLGLSICYDLRFPELFRMLVLKGARILVVPACFTADTGKEHWEPLLRARAIENQCYVLAPAQTGMKPRYRAHGKSLVVDPWGTITACKADGEGLILSEVDMGRVESIRHSVPCLRNRRPDIYGWNL; encoded by the coding sequence ATGGAAACACGAAAGATCGCCATAGCCCAGATGGACAGCGGACCTCACAAGGAGATCAACCTCCAGAAAATGGAGGGCATGATATCGGAGGCGGCTAAACAGGGGGTTTCGTTCGTGGCGTTTCCCGAAACGTCCATCGTCATGCCCGCCACAGGGGAGGACAGGGAGGCGGACTCGGAGGATATACACGGTCCCTCTATCGCCAGACTATCGGAGGCAGCTAAGGAAGCGGGAATATGGGTACACTGCGGGAGCATCCCAGAGAGGATAGAGGGGGATAAAAGGAGTCACAACACGTCAGTGGTAATCTCGCCGGAGGGAGAAATCGCCGGTATATACCGTAAAATACACCTTTTCGATATCGACATGGAGGGCGGCCCTTCGGTCATGGAATCGGTCAGCTACTCTCCGGGAAAAGACGTCGTGACGGTAGAGACCGACATAGGGACTTTAGGTCTGTCCATCTGCTACGATCTCAGATTCCCCGAGCTGTTCAGGATGCTGGTCCTAAAAGGCGCTCGTATACTGGTGGTCCCCGCCTGCTTTACCGCCGATACGGGAAAGGAGCACTGGGAGCCTCTCCTCAGGGCCAGGGCCATAGAGAACCAATGTTACGTCCTTGCCCCAGCTCAGACCGGCATGAAACCACGGTACAGAGCTCACGGAAAATCCCTCGTGGTCGACCCATGGGGAACCATCACAGCCTGCAAGGCCGACGGAGAGGGACTTATCCTATCGGAGGTCGACATGGGGAGAGTCGAATCTATAAGACATTCTGTCCCATGTCTTAGAAACAGAAGGCCCGATATATACGGCTGGAACCTATAG
- a CDS encoding TAXI family TRAP transporter solute-binding subunit: MRKFLATLMVVGVLVMAVAGAASAKTFISLATGGTGGTYYPVGGGMADLISRHLPDIQMTSETGNASVANLNLIGTHEIEMALVQNDVAYWAYHGERMFKTPYKNVRLIASLYPEHVQCITMKNSGVKDIMDIVGKRVSVGAPGSGVQGDVSAILQVAGIKYADMKTDFLDFNNTTQRFKDGQLDVGFVTAGYPTSSIMDLATMHDIDLVSFSDEFMTKLTDTFSFFIKSKIPAGTYSGIDYDVPTPAVMAMWVCDADLPDDLVYKLTKTFWENVEELHKVHSKALLFTLEGATAGASVPVHAGAAKYYKEVGVKVPDIK, encoded by the coding sequence ATGCGTAAGTTTTTAGCAACTCTTATGGTAGTCGGTGTCCTGGTTATGGCAGTGGCCGGAGCGGCGTCGGCCAAGACTTTCATCTCCTTGGCTACCGGTGGAACAGGCGGTACCTACTATCCCGTAGGGGGAGGCATGGCGGACCTTATCTCCAGGCATCTTCCGGACATCCAGATGACCTCCGAGACGGGCAACGCCTCCGTGGCTAACTTAAACCTCATAGGCACCCACGAGATAGAGATGGCCCTGGTCCAGAACGACGTAGCCTACTGGGCCTATCACGGAGAGAGGATGTTCAAGACCCCTTATAAAAACGTCCGCCTCATCGCCTCCCTTTACCCCGAGCATGTCCAGTGCATAACCATGAAAAACTCTGGAGTCAAGGACATCATGGACATAGTGGGCAAAAGGGTTTCCGTCGGGGCCCCTGGATCGGGCGTCCAGGGCGATGTCTCCGCCATCCTTCAGGTCGCTGGTATCAAGTACGCCGACATGAAGACCGATTTCCTTGACTTCAACAACACCACACAGAGGTTTAAGGACGGACAGCTCGACGTCGGTTTCGTCACAGCTGGCTATCCTACCTCCTCCATCATGGACCTGGCCACCATGCACGATATCGACCTGGTGTCCTTCAGCGACGAGTTCATGACAAAGCTGACCGATACTTTCAGCTTCTTCATCAAGAGCAAAATCCCAGCAGGGACCTACAGCGGCATAGACTACGACGTCCCTACCCCTGCGGTTATGGCTATGTGGGTCTGCGACGCCGACCTTCCTGACGACCTGGTTTACAAACTGACCAAGACCTTCTGGGAGAACGTAGAGGAGCTTCACAAGGTCCACTCTAAGGCTCTTCTCTTCACCCTTGAGGGTGCTACCGCTGGAGCTTCCGTGCCGGTCCACGCCGGAGCCGCCAAGTACTACAAAGAGGTCGGAGTTAAGGTTCCTGACATAAAATAA
- the metK gene encoding methionine adenosyltransferase translates to MAEKILISSESVTEGHPDKVADQISDGVLDAILAEDPMGRVACETLVTTGLIQVAGEITTSTYVDIPRIAREIVKEIGYTRAKYGFDGETCAVLTAIDEQSSDIALGVDKALELKEGDMSDEQIDRIGAGDQGMMIGYATDETEEFLPMPFALAQRLSRRLTKIRKEGILDYVRPDGKTQVTLEYVDGVAVRVDTVVVSTQHGPDVSLREIREDITEQVIDPILPKDLIKGDLRILVNPTGRFVMGGPMADSGLTGRKIIVDTYGGMVPHGGGAFSGKDPTKVDRSGAYMARYAAKNVVAAGLASRCQIQVAYAIGVARPVSIFVETFGTGKVSDDLLTALVRKNFDFRPAAMIRDLELRKPQYRRIAAYGHMGRIDLNPMPAWERLDRVEALKSGSGV, encoded by the coding sequence ATGGCTGAAAAGATTTTAATATCGTCTGAGTCTGTCACCGAGGGGCATCCTGACAAGGTTGCGGACCAGATCTCCGATGGGGTCCTAGACGCCATTCTGGCGGAGGATCCAATGGGCCGAGTCGCCTGCGAGACCCTTGTAACCACAGGTCTTATTCAGGTGGCCGGCGAGATAACCACCAGCACCTACGTGGACATCCCCAGAATCGCCAGGGAGATAGTGAAGGAGATAGGCTATACCAGGGCCAAATACGGCTTCGATGGCGAGACCTGTGCTGTGCTGACCGCTATAGACGAACAGTCCTCCGATATAGCCCTCGGTGTCGACAAAGCCCTCGAGTTAAAGGAAGGGGATATGTCCGACGAACAGATCGACCGCATCGGTGCAGGGGATCAGGGTATGATGATCGGTTACGCCACCGACGAGACCGAGGAGTTCCTTCCCATGCCCTTCGCCCTGGCCCAGAGGCTTTCCAGGAGGCTCACCAAGATCCGTAAAGAAGGGATACTGGACTACGTTCGTCCCGACGGAAAGACCCAGGTTACCCTGGAGTACGTTGACGGAGTGGCGGTCAGGGTCGATACGGTCGTCGTGTCGACTCAGCACGGTCCCGACGTGTCCCTCAGGGAGATTCGTGAGGATATCACCGAGCAGGTCATAGATCCCATCTTGCCTAAAGATCTTATCAAGGGCGATCTCAGGATATTGGTCAACCCTACCGGCCGTTTTGTCATGGGCGGTCCTATGGCTGACTCGGGGCTCACAGGCAGAAAGATCATAGTGGACACCTACGGCGGCATGGTTCCCCACGGAGGAGGGGCCTTCTCCGGCAAGGATCCCACGAAGGTCGACCGTTCCGGTGCCTATATGGCTAGGTACGCCGCAAAGAACGTAGTCGCCGCCGGTCTTGCCTCTCGCTGTCAGATCCAGGTAGCCTACGCCATCGGGGTTGCTAGACCGGTGTCCATTTTCGTAGAGACCTTCGGGACCGGCAAGGTGTCCGACGATCTTCTGACCGCTCTCGTGAGGAAGAACTTCGACTTCCGTCCCGCCGCCATGATCCGGGATCTGGAGCTCAGAAAGCCCCAGTATCGGCGTATCGCCGCTTACGGCCATATGGGACGAATAGACCTCAACCCGATGCCCGCATGGGAGAGGCTGGACAGGGTGGAAGCCCTTAAATCCGGCTCAGGGGTATAA